gtacttcagccatttctgcttatcaagggaatcaaaccggtaacctttttgtcccaaagctgcttctctaaccattaggccatggcttcctggaTGAGCTGCTTGCAATGTATTATGAGTGTCTTTACTATACAATAGTGAAATAAAGTCATTTGGCTGTGGGTAGGACTGTTCCTTGTTATcagtctgtttctcaaaatcgtcTTGGAGATCTGGTTTCCTTAACACTTAGTCGAAACTTGGTGAGCCCTGTAGAGTTAGATGTTTCTTTTAGGGTGTCTCGGTAGTATGCACTTGAAAAAATGTACAGAAGCTGGTCCAGGGCACTGTTTAAAAACACAATGCATAAAGTAATACTAAACACTTGACCCACAGCTATGTACGAGGAGCATGTGGAGACATCTCCGAGGAAGAAAGCCACAAAGCCTGTGATGTAATTGGGCAGGAAGCAAAAGGTGAACATGATCAGAACAGTCAAAAGTAAGTAGATGGTCCGTTTCACTCTTCGATGCTCTCTGAGCTTCCTGTTACCCAGAATGTGGTAATAGATACGCACAGAAGAAAAGACTACTAACAGGAAAGCTACAGCAAACTCTATCATCTGAAGTGAATTATGAACCCTCATGCCTGCTCCAGTGTCTGTCCATATATCAATATTTTGGCAAAGTAAAACAGATGAGTTTCCAGATGATCTCAGTCGTCGAGTCACGAGCAGAGGAATGCAAAGGGTCACCACAACTACCCAGACTCCACAGGCCACCTTTACTGTGTTCTGAATGCTCAGGTGACAAACAGGATGGTGTGGGTAAACTATCCTGTAGAAGCGATCCACTACCAAAACAGTCATGAAAGCAATGCTTGCTGACTGGTTTACTGACAGCATGAAGAAGTGGATGCGGCAAAAGGGATCTCCAAAAATCCATCTCCCACGCAGCACACTGTCGATGCGAAAGAGAAGGGCAATGAGCAGCAGGACATCAGCCACCACCATGTTGAGGAGGTAAATATTGGCCGGCTTCCATGGAGCCTTAAAGGCAAGGAGATATAATGCTAGGACGTTTCCCGGCAAGCCCAAAATGAAGTCCAAGATCAACATGGGGGTTAACGCAGAAGCAACAAGGCTCTCAGCTTCCATACAACTGCTGTTGTTGGTCATGTTGTCCAGCATTCAGACTCGTCACTCACCACCTACGAAGCAACAAAGCTCTTGGTCTGGTTCCTGACCTGTTTTGTAATTTTAGAGAAGAGTAACAgattataaataatatttatactgAATCTGAATCCAACATTTACTAAAGATATAATAACCAGGCAAAAAGTTCATATATTTTGTTGATATTATGCAGGCTAAAAATTGAGCCAGTGTAAAAATCCTAGACTGCTGTGGGAAGTAATCAAACCAATTGTAGGCTTTTCCCAATATATTTAAACAAGTAAACATTTCACCCTTTTGATACTGTGCTTCTTCTTCTGCTAAGGTCTCACATAACTGGAATCAATTCACGGTAGATGATTTTGAGCCTTCCAGGGGCCAATCGACATGCGTTCTGGGCCCTTCTGTTGAAATCTGTGAGAGCCggggagctaccttgacaaccagGAGGACGTGGCTTCCATCCACAGAAAATTTTGTCGTGTTGAAAATTGTCGTGGGTCAGGTGCCAGATGATTTCATACATCACAAACATGAAGGCATCCTTGAGCATCTGTGAGGCTTACATGGACTACTGGGAGTTACCGTAGCATTCCATCGCAAGCATTGAGCTCAAAATGTTCCTGAAACGACATTCTGCAGAGagtgaaaagtttgcctaggGGGCGTGGCTTATTTCATCTTAATGTGGCTATGCTGTACTGCAGTCATGAAAAACCATACACACTGCTGTCATTGCTGTAAGGCCATACGTCGCTATATGTTGCTGACCGCCATTGGTTTTACCAGCATCTTCTGTCACTATCATTGTGGCTACCGTGGCTTCACTTGCATATTTACTCCGCCcaaatttacactaccgttcaaaagtttggggtcactcagacaattttgtgttttccatgaaaagtcacacttttatttaccaccataagttgtaaaatgaatagaaaatatagtcaagacatttttctggccattttgagcatttaatcgaccccacaaatgtgatgctccagaaactcaatctgctcaaaggaaggtcagttttatagcttctctaaagagctaaactgttttcagctgtgctaacatgattgtacaagggttttctaatcatccattagccttctgaggcaatgagcaaacacattgtaccattagaacactggagtgagagttgctggaaatgggcctctatacacctatggagatattgcaccaaaaaccagacatttgcagctagaatagtcatttaccacattagcaatgtatagagtggatttctgattagtttaaaatgatcttcattgaaaagaacagtacttttctttcaaaaataaggacatttcaaagtgaccccaaacttttgaacggtagtgtatgtgatggatcacctccaaaatctgctgGAATGGCCATGGTAGGCCCTGGCAAAAGTTCTCACGGATTAGCCGGCTATGTGTGACCTTAGCATTAGCATAAGACTTTGCATTCTTTGACACTTTGTTTTAAAGtgcatgtaatgccttattgtattgcttaaaaataaatatatatcattagtgacgaccaaaatgaattaataaagcagggggaaaaataatattaattatttgtcattttattatcaagcacaaaactatcgataaatcgtggcttccggatcccggaaaaaAGCAGCCTTGCTTCAGGGCTAATC
Above is a genomic segment from Neoarius graeffei isolate fNeoGra1 chromosome 14, fNeoGra1.pri, whole genome shotgun sequence containing:
- the hcar1-4 gene encoding hydroxycarboxylic acid receptor 3, whose translation is MLDNMTNNSSCMEAESLVASALTPMLILDFILGLPGNVLALYLLAFKAPWKPANIYLLNMVVADVLLLIALLFRIDSVLRGRWIFGDPFCRIHFFMLSVNQSASIAFMTVLVVDRFYRIVYPHHPVCHLSIQNTVKVACGVWVVVVTLCIPLLVTRRLRSSGNSSVLLCQNIDIWTDTGAGMRVHNSLQMIEFAVAFLLVVFSSVRIYYHILGNRKLREHRRVKRTIYLLLTVLIMFTFCFLPNYITGFVAFFLGDVSTCSSYIAVGQVFSITLCIVFLNSALDQLLYIFSSAYYRDTLKETSNSTGLTKFRLSVKETRSPRRF